In Ranitomeya variabilis isolate aRanVar5 unplaced genomic scaffold, aRanVar5.hap1 Scaffold_559, whole genome shotgun sequence, a genomic segment contains:
- the LOC143791252 gene encoding odorant receptor 131-2-like, producing MNLEVLRTSVFIPTFLCFFFFLYFIAVMLSIFLKSPSARESARYVLFAHMLINDTVYLALGIFLFAFYFYPITFPVPFCYILVIMSSTTLKVTPFNLAAMSLERYIAICYPLRHGEFCTVHRCGIAILVMWTIVLIPHIVDVIILIFSVERAYFLLYLKCGRINLGFTPAQEIIRVFSNAFTFSLVGLIIIFTYAKIMMVAVKMNSGKASASKAGKTIILHAFQLLLCMTSLTYRIVEMQFLDNIVLLAIIIFCFFMCLPRLISPLIYGIRDELFSSNMKKYFFCNRLKMSFRKS from the coding sequence ATGAACCTAGAGGTCCTGAGAACAAGTGTTTTTATCCCGACGTTCCTCTGCTTCTTTTTCTTCTTGTATTTCATAGCTGTGATGTTGAGCATCTTCCTCAAGAGTCCGAGTGCTCGGGAAAGTGCCCGCTATGTCCTGTTTGCCCACATGCTTATTAATGACACTGTGTATCTCGCTCTTGGAATTTTTCTCTTTGCGTTTTACTTTTATCCAATCACTTTTCCCGTGCCCTTCTGTTACATTCTCGTCATAATGTCTTCGACGACTCTGAAGGTCACGCCATTCAACCTGGCAGCCATGTCCTTGGAGCGCTACATAGCCATATGCTACCCGCTAAGACACGGAGAGTTCTGCACAGTGCACAGGTGCGGTATCGCTATTTTGGTCATGTGGACCATAGTCCTGATTCCCCACATTGTGGACGTCATTATTCTCATCTTTTCGGTTGAGAGAGCCTATTTCCTACTTTATTTAAAATGTGGCCGAATAAATCTCGGATTCACCCCGGCACAGGAAATTATTCGAGTTTTTTCAAATGCTTTTACTTTTTCCTTGGTCGGACTAATCATCATATTCACCTATGCCAAGATCATGATggtggctgtgaagatgaactccgGTAAAGCCTCAGCCTCCAAAGCTGGGAAAACCATCATACTCCACGCGTTTCAGCTCCTGCTGTGCATGACGTCTCTTACCTACAGAATTGTGGAAATGCAGTTCTTAGATAATATAGTACTGCTGGCCATCATCATTTTTTGCTTTTTCATGTGTCTTCCGAGGCTTATTAGTCCTTTGATATACGGTATAAGGGATGAGCTGTTCTCTAgtaacatgaaaaaatattttttctgcaatAGGCTGAAGATGTCTTTTAGAAAGTCTTAA